One Bemisia tabaci chromosome 7, PGI_BMITA_v3 DNA window includes the following coding sequences:
- the Zmynd8 gene encoding uncharacterized protein Zmynd8 — protein sequence MHSASNSQTSTPQATSDSSSRNLLNNTMNHGNSEPKTKDNMPAEDVFPNVRGESLTLKESENPQEYNGLKGSHEMSQSSGSTNAIDKKLMSKEGVSLNVPEHSRKKIVNELALNDKTGLRVKKLKKKTLKNSLLRTDKKSRRNASPSTYALHKSKSILNSSTKESGQMSRRTRCSYNPTFAQKQKNFLAMVSSSMNEEDSQDIAYENSGNMEIESEYNDSSVSAVSEATTEEDNKRIKSDGKPLTIGRPRGRPRKKPIDARQMALKMHRRKSSRFDMPRKSNLSEVAVSQEDTFIVDGKDRFCWVCHLVDTHHVSRHCVTCPRVFHLRCIRGQTDTAETSNWSCPECTLSLKMESFENQSESMKLISADEFCSLLTRTIEFLSSLPGADLFTEPVDLIEFPDYRDHIVNPVHLGQIQANINNKFYGSTESFIADIKWLYHNSIIYNGLNSSLTAVAKSILVRCKSKMNQLERCVDCFKKSFEYSISESFLEPCRQPHLLVWAKFKGYPFWPSKVFHWKMDNKNNCIVEVKFFNDYSRAWVPAKSIYLFSKTSPVEVHLANSKDFKSYQNALVEVQRHVGLLMERFRKFVYAPTKTEFNPDNYKEHLQSMLPEYDPVKLQARNTIVPALKSTPENKKSGNNEQDSVGKRPANPKSLPDKKVKRLKTSSNPDSDVGHSGSDTEGMIKQPKITLRELDNDMLTTSRIKLVQKRSESTDTKEPELVEKQSIPNKEIPEVKGVPPTQKKDSTLLKKMLLSNSNDFKVIMNPGKSLKQILDPILKDHLKVSETTVHTPNSDSNKKFLLSFLNDTPAHERPNLDNSPKKTEDECFMTEKPRSPIEKTSQDMGSTKFDYSEFQTVEAISNTSAKSQKSSTKDSPQKDSVNTNLNPATRMNRASNSRDSPAISSPEEEELNFNDLSERPIGLETEACSLRVNPTTFDHEGSATRLFNYSVQQLVPLVSEALSGMMKKLANAGNKDALIQVLRLELEEIQQKHVQEISSLKHVMNQQFLEYAHTSDIIRKQTEQKWSKKVAELEESLKKEQEILKKEQEILKTERETWRKKVINLTAVIQELSSSPEESENQE from the exons ATGCATTCTGCTAGTAATTCACAAACTTCAACACCTCAGGCAACATCAGACAGTTCGTCACGAAACCTTCTAAATAATACAATGAATCATGGAAACAGTGAACCTAAAACTAAAGACAATATGCCGGCAGAGGATGTATTTCCGAATGTCAGAGGAGAATCGCTTACATTGAAAGAATCCGAAAACCCCCAAGAGTACAATGGTCTCAAAGGTAGTCATGAGATGAGTCAGAGCTCAGGATCAACCAATGCGatagataaaaaattgatgtCTAAAGAAGGTGTTTCTCTAAATGTACCAGAACATTccaggaaaaaaattgtgaatgaacTAGCTCTTAATGATAAAACAGGACTCAGAGTAAAGAAGCTAAAAAAGAAGACTTTGAAGAATTCGCTATTGCGAACAGATAAGAAATCTCGAAGGAACGCAAGTCCCTCAACATATGCTTTGCATAAGTCCAAGTCAATTCTCAACAGTTCCACTAAAGAAAGTGGTCAAATGAGCAGGCGAACTCGCTGCTCTTACAATCCTACTTTTGCTCAAAAGCAGAAAAACTTCTTGGCCATGGTATCTTCATCTATGAATGAGGAAGATTCGCAGGATATTGCGTATGAAAATTCAGGTAATATGGAGATTGAAAGTGAGTATAATGATAGCAGTGTGAGTGCTGTTTCTGAAGCAACGACTGAAGAGGATAACAAACGTATTAAAAGCGATGGCAAACCTCTCACAATAGGAAGGCCTCGTGGGCGGCCAAGGAAGAAACCAATTGATGCCAGGCAAATGGCATTGAAAATGCATCGAAGGAAGAGTTCCAGATTCGATATGCCGCGCAAGAGTAATCTTTCTGAAGTAGCAGTGTCACAG GAAGACACATTCATTGTTGACGGCAAGGATCGTTTCTGCTGGGTATGTCATCTTGTTGACACACATCATGTCTCCAGACACTGTGTCACCTGTCCAAGAGTTTTTCATCTACGGTGTATCAGGGGCCAGACGGATACAGCa gaaaCAAGTAACTGGTCCTGCCCAGAATGCACCCTTAGCCTTAAGATGGAGTCTTTTGAAAACCAGTCAGAGTCAATGAAACTTATATCAGCTGATGAATTTTGCTCTCTTCTCACAAGGACAATTGAGTTTCTTTCATCGTTACCAGGAGCGGACCTTTTCACAGAGCCTGTAGATCTTATTGAGTTCCCTGATTATCGAGATCATATCGTGAACCCTGTCCATTTGGGCCAAATACAAGCGAATATTAACAATAAATTTTATGGATCTACTGAGTCATTTATTGCTGATATCAAATGGCTGTATCACAACAGTATAATATACAATGGGT TGAATTCAAGCTTAACAGCTGTTGCCAAGTCTATTTTGGTTCGATGTAAGAGTAAAATGAACCAGCTGGAGCGATGCGTAGATTGTTTCAAGAAGTCTTTTGAGTATAGTATTTCTGAAAGTTTTCTAGAACCTTGCCGGCAACCTCATCTGTTGGTTTGGGCCAAATTCAAAGGCTATCCATTTTGGCCAAGCAAAGTATTCCATTGGAAAATGGATAACAAGAACAACTGCATCGttgaagtcaaatttttcaacgacTACAGCAG AGCATGGGTTCCTGCCAAGTCCATCTACCTATTTAGCAAGACAAGTCCTGTAGAAGTACATCTAGCCAACTCAAAAGACTTCAAAAGTTACCAAAATGCCCTTGTTGAAGTTCAAAGGCATGTTGGCCTCCTAATGGAGCGGTTTAGAAAATTTGTGTATGCTCCCACCAAAACTGAGTTTAATCCCGATAACTACAAGGAACATCTACAATCAATGCTGCCTGAG TATGATCCAGTGAAACTGCAAGCTCGAAACACCATTGTTCCAGCCCTCAAGTCAACACCAGAGAACAAAAAGAGTGGAAACAATGAGCAG GACTCCGTTGGTAAGAGACCAGCAAACCCGAAAAGTTTACCAGATAAGAAAGTCAAGCGTTTGAAGACAAGCTCGAATCCTGATTCCGATGTCGGCCATTCCGGTTCGGACACAGAGGGAATGATAAAACAGCCAAAAATCACACTGAGAGAATTAGACAATGATATGCTTACTACAAGTAGGATAAAACTCGTTCAGAAAAGAAGTGAAAGCACGGATACCAAGGAACCTGAACTCGTTGAAAAGCAAAGTATTCCAAATAAAGAGATTCCAGAAGTCAAAGGAGTTCCACCTACTCAAAAGAAGGACTCGACAttacttaaaaaaatgcttTTGTCAAATTCAAACGACTTTAAAGTGATCATGAACCCTGGTAAATCCCTTAAACAAATACTTGATCCAATACTTAAAGATCACCTGAAAGTGTCGGAAACTACTGTTCATACCCCCAATAGCGACTCCAACAAAAAGTTTCTTCTGTCCTTTTTGAATGATACTCCAGCTCATGAGAGACCAAACCTTGATAACTCCCCAAAGAAGACCGAGGATGAATGTTTCATGACTGAAAAGCCACGATCGCCAATTGAAAAAACCTCGCAAGACATGGGCAGCACAAAGTTTGACTACTCTGAATTCCAAACTGTGGAAGCCATATCAAATACGTCAGCTAAATCGCAAAAGTCTTCGACAAAAGATTCACCACAAAAAGATTCTGTGAATACGAATTTAAACCCTGCCACTAGAATGAATCGAGCCTCTAATAGTCGAGACTCCCCGGCAATATCAAGTCCAGAGGAAGAggaattaaattttaatgatttatcCGAAAGACCAATTGGATTGGAGACTGAAGCTTGTAGTTTGCGAGTAAATCCTACTACATTTGATCATGAAGGCAGTGCCACAAGATTATTCAATTATTCCGTCCAACAG TTAGTGCCACTTGTCTCTGAAGCACTAAGTGGTATGATGAAGAAGCTGGCAAATGCTGGAAATAAAGATGCCCTCATTCAAGTTCTGCGTTTAGAGTTAGAAGAGATCCAACAGAAACATGTGCAAGAAATAAGTAGCCTGAAGCATGTGATGA ACCAACAATTCTTGGAATATGCTCATACAAGTGATATCATAAGGAAACAGACAGAGCAGAAATGGAGCAAAAAAGTTGCTGAGTTGGAAGAGTCCCTTAAAAAGGAGCAAGAGATCCTCAAAAAGGAGCAAGAAATCCTCAAAACTGAAAGAGAAACTTGGAGGAAGAAGGTAATCAACTTAACTGCAGTAATACAAGAGCTTAGCTCTTCTCCTGAGGAATCTGAAAACCAAGAGTAA